From Campylobacter sp. MG1, the proteins below share one genomic window:
- a CDS encoding MFS transporter — protein MSNCNYATKSIRWFTFIVLVFGGGTVFKLSSLKDAFYVPMQEFMHLSNTQIGVALSVYGIVQTVGNFASIYISDRFSKRILIPISLVFIGIIGVYISTFPSYYGILAAWGLLAFFGEVVYWPVLLKAIRLLGDSSQQGRLFGFLEAGRGVVDTIIAFSALGIFALLGSGAAGLKGGILFYSASVAIAGIASYFLLEDDKVQEVDENGNKISRNKAAWNGVIKAVKTPEIWVVSLTIFTIYSIYCGLTYFIPFLKDIYAMPVALVGAYGIINQYTLKMVGGPIGGYLADKKCKSATKYLRYALIAAALAMVIFILLPHDNMNVYFGMTLTLGFGAIVFTMRATFFAPVDEIRIPREISGAAMSIACIFGYSPQLFCFALYGYIIDTNPGITGYKIVFSIMVGFALAGILVTTLLLKMIKRKKEALGE, from the coding sequence ATGTCTAATTGTAACTATGCTACAAAAAGCATAAGGTGGTTTACTTTTATTGTTCTTGTTTTTGGTGGAGGAACGGTGTTTAAATTATCATCTTTAAAAGATGCTTTTTATGTTCCTATGCAAGAATTTATGCATCTTAGCAATACTCAAATAGGTGTTGCTTTATCGGTTTATGGAATTGTTCAAACAGTAGGTAATTTTGCTTCTATTTATATATCAGATAGATTTTCTAAAAGAATACTCATACCAATTTCATTGGTTTTTATTGGTATAATTGGCGTTTATATTTCAACATTTCCTAGTTATTATGGTATATTGGCTGCTTGGGGATTGCTTGCCTTTTTTGGTGAAGTTGTTTATTGGCCTGTTTTATTAAAAGCTATAAGATTGCTTGGTGATTCAAGTCAACAAGGAAGATTGTTTGGATTTTTAGAAGCAGGTCGTGGTGTTGTAGATACTATAATAGCTTTTTCAGCTTTAGGTATTTTTGCTTTATTAGGAAGTGGGGCAGCTGGTCTTAAAGGTGGTATTTTATTTTATAGTGCTTCTGTTGCTATTGCTGGAATTGCAAGTTATTTTCTATTAGAAGATGATAAAGTTCAAGAAGTAGATGAAAATGGAAATAAAATTAGTAGAAACAAAGCTGCTTGGAATGGTGTAATAAAAGCTGTAAAAACACCTGAAATATGGGTTGTATCTTTAACAATTTTTACAATTTATTCAATTTATTGTGGATTAACTTATTTTATACCTTTCTTAAAAGATATTTATGCAATGCCTGTTGCGTTAGTAGGTGCTTATGGAATTATAAATCAATATACACTTAAAATGGTTGGAGGGCCTATTGGTGGATATTTGGCAGATAAAAAATGTAAAAGTGCAACAAAATATTTAAGATATGCTTTAATTGCTGCAGCTTTAGCTATGGTTATTTTTATATTATTACCACATGATAATATGAATGTTTATTTTGGTATGACATTAACACTTGGGTTTGGTGCTATTGTTTTTACAATGAGAGCTACATTTTTTGCTCCTGTTGATGAAATTAGAATTCCAAGAGAAATAAGTGGTGCTGCTATGAGTATAGCTTGTATTTTTGGTTATTCTCCACAACTATTTTGTTTTGCATTATATGGATACATTATTGATACAAACCCTGGTATAACAGGTTATAAAATTGTATTTTCTATAATGGTTGGTTTTGCACTAGCTGGAATTTTAGTTACTACTTTGCTTCTTAAAATGATAAAAAGAAAAAAAGAAGCTTTAGGAGAATAA
- a CDS encoding sugar phosphate isomerase/epimerase family protein → MKIGLETESMHLWFQNNKMDIFSYIDFAKDLGFDGVIINIIKDYGLDENWGTLGSNNLEHLKKISKKLKNYNMYCEIDTKGFEYNKMKEVCEVASILEASIIRSYVPITKKVLNITKGSEGAYDDSKITADFNIDEFYKFSEDIKMLIPLLNEYGVNLAIENHEYQTSFEMIELLKKVNNDKVKLLFDFGNSMMAYEEPLQACKNMAPYTITTHCKDHIIFQENNEYYVSGTPLGEGNIDIKSCINVLKSYGLKHINIESCYPYCSTFKRKVGTGGVNNLGEGAFKIEQPLFPELQAMQYYYPQEVSLSALDKLLKLQKQGVENSLSYIKSIL, encoded by the coding sequence ATGAAAATAGGTTTAGAAACTGAAAGTATGCATTTATGGTTTCAAAATAATAAAATGGATATTTTTAGCTATATAGATTTTGCTAAAGATTTAGGTTTTGATGGGGTTATTATTAATATTATTAAAGATTATGGACTTGATGAAAATTGGGGAACGTTAGGTAGTAACAACTTAGAGCATTTAAAGAAAATATCTAAAAAGCTAAAAAACTATAATATGTATTGTGAAATTGATACTAAAGGTTTTGAATATAATAAAATGAAAGAAGTTTGCGAAGTGGCCTCTATTTTAGAGGCTAGCATAATAAGAAGTTATGTTCCTATTACTAAAAAAGTTCTAAATATTACAAAGGGTAGTGAGGGTGCATATGATGATTCTAAAATAACTGCAGATTTTAATATTGATGAATTTTATAAATTTTCTGAAGATATAAAAATGTTAATTCCATTATTAAATGAATATGGAGTTAATTTAGCTATTGAAAATCACGAATATCAAACATCTTTTGAAATGATTGAATTATTAAAAAAGGTAAACAACGATAAGGTAAAATTATTGTTTGATTTCGGAAATTCTATGATGGCGTATGAAGAACCACTTCAAGCTTGTAAGAATATGGCACCATATACAATAACCACTCATTGTAAAGATCATATAATATTTCAAGAAAATAATGAATATTATGTATCAGGAACACCATTAGGTGAAGGAAATATTGATATAAAATCTTGTATAAATGTTTTAAAGTCATATGGTTTAAAACATATAAATATAGAATCTTGTTATCCTTATTGTTCTACTTTTAAAAGGAAAGTAGGAACAGGTGGTGTTAATAATTTGGGAGAAGGTGCTTTTAAAATAGAGCAGCCATTATTTCCTGAACTACAAGCAATGCAATATTATTACCCACAAGAGGTAAGTTTGAGTGCTTTAGATAAATTATTAAAATTACAAAAACAAGGTGTAGAAAATAGTCTAAGCTATATAAAAAGTATTTTATAA
- a CDS encoding gluconate:H+ symporter codes for MSNFALISVLIASIALVVFCITKLKIHAFLSLSLASIFVALITGVDLTKIGSIIENGVGGTLGFLAVIIGCGSILGKMLEVSGGAQKIALSLLNLLGKKRADIVMMLVGFIAGIPVFVEVGFVLLVPLVLVVAKEIGVSRIKIGIALATSLMAVHCMVPPHPAATSIVATLGADIGQVIWMSIVVGMICAFIGGVLFLKFFDFSKDNEMSVFDNTSSTYNSMPSTAITYFTILLPLVLMLLKTLVFKDNAVFAFIGNPIIALLISVFVAYYTLGLKQGYSMQNLMEFSSNSFTQIASILLIIGAGGAFNEILIASGIGEALKQTLGSLSLNPVFLAWLIAIILHASVGSATVAMISAAGIVLQMDSNVSKEVLCLAIGSGAIGFTIVTDSLFWLVKESLGMSVKAMFKYFTSATLVASISGLILSYVLSIIL; via the coding sequence ATGAGCAATTTTGCTTTAATTTCGGTCTTAATAGCTTCTATTGCTTTAGTTGTGTTTTGTATTACAAAACTTAAAATCCACGCTTTTTTATCATTAAGCTTAGCAAGTATTTTTGTCGCACTTATAACTGGTGTTGATTTAACAAAAATCGGCTCTATTATTGAAAATGGAGTAGGTGGAACGCTAGGATTTTTAGCTGTTATTATTGGTTGTGGAAGTATCTTAGGAAAAATGCTAGAAGTTAGTGGCGGAGCGCAAAAAATAGCCCTATCATTACTAAATCTACTTGGTAAAAAAAGAGCTGATATTGTTATGATGTTGGTTGGATTTATTGCTGGTATTCCTGTATTTGTTGAGGTTGGATTTGTCTTATTAGTGCCTTTAGTTTTAGTTGTAGCTAAAGAAATAGGTGTTAGTAGAATAAAAATAGGCATAGCATTAGCAACTTCGCTAATGGCAGTTCATTGTATGGTGCCACCACACCCAGCAGCTACTAGCATAGTAGCTACTTTAGGTGCTGATATAGGTCAAGTAATTTGGATGAGTATAGTTGTGGGTATGATATGTGCTTTTATAGGTGGGGTTTTGTTTTTGAAATTCTTTGATTTTTCAAAAGATAATGAGATGAGTGTTTTTGATAATACAAGTTCTACTTACAACTCTATGCCAAGCACAGCAATTACTTATTTTACAATACTTTTACCTTTAGTTTTAATGTTGCTTAAGACTTTAGTGTTTAAAGATAATGCAGTATTTGCATTCATTGGAAATCCTATTATCGCATTATTAATAAGTGTTTTTGTAGCATACTATACTTTAGGTTTAAAGCAAGGCTATTCTATGCAAAATTTAATGGAATTTAGTTCTAATTCATTTACGCAAATTGCTTCAATTTTATTAATCATAGGAGCAGGTGGAGCTTTTAATGAGATATTAATTGCTTCAGGCATCGGCGAAGCATTAAAGCAGACTTTAGGAAGTTTGAGTTTAAATCCTGTATTTTTAGCTTGGTTAATTGCTATTATTTTACATGCTAGTGTTGGAAGTGCAACGGTTGCTATGATTAGTGCAGCAGGAATTGTCTTGCAAATGGATAGTAATGTTAGTAAAGAAGTTTTATGCCTTGCAATAGGAAGTGGTGCTATAGGTTTTACTATCGTAACAGATAGCTTATTTTGGCTAGTAAAAGAAAGCTTAGGAATGAGTGTAAAGGCTATGTTTAAATACTTTACAAGTGCGACTTTAGTAGCAAGTATAAGTGGTTTAATCTTAAGCTATGTTTTATCAATAATTTTATAA